A genome region from Blastocatellia bacterium includes the following:
- a CDS encoding SCP2 sterol-binding domain-containing protein: MTIPFPSAEWAQALREAINASPAYREAAADWEAGPIGFVVRAGEEKTYLWLDLHRGECRAAELVSPAEGERAPFLISAEYEDWKQILRGQLDPVRAIWMGRLKVRGDLSLLLRYMQAARELLACAARVPTRFQDES, translated from the coding sequence ATGACGATCCCTTTTCCGAGTGCCGAATGGGCACAGGCTCTCCGCGAAGCCATCAACGCGAGTCCCGCATATCGGGAGGCGGCCGCGGATTGGGAAGCCGGGCCGATCGGGTTCGTCGTTCGTGCGGGAGAAGAGAAGACGTATCTTTGGCTCGATCTGCATCGAGGGGAGTGCCGCGCGGCGGAGTTGGTCTCTCCAGCGGAAGGGGAGCGCGCGCCGTTTCTCATCTCCGCTGAGTATGAGGATTGGAAGCAGATCTTGCGCGGGCAGCTCGATCCGGTGCGGGCGATCTGGATGGGGAGGCTGAAGGTCCGAGGGGATCTCTCGCTGCTGTTGCGCTACATGCAGGCGGCTCGCGAGCTGCTCGCTTGCGCCGCGCGTGTGCCCACGCGGTTTCAAGACGAATCGTGA